One window of the Raphanus sativus cultivar WK10039 unplaced genomic scaffold, ASM80110v3 Scaffold0339, whole genome shotgun sequence genome contains the following:
- the LOC130501946 gene encoding probable LRR receptor-like serine/threonine-protein kinase At4g30520 isoform X1, translated as MCVLWSQTQLKKKKKYLLFPFSLAKPSMVVVVTKKTTMLNLNQLHLLYLFFLCFSTPTLSSEPRNPEVDALINIKNSLHDPHGALNNWDEFSVDPCSWAMITCSSDNLVTGLGAPSQSLSGTLSESIGNLTNLQQVSLQNNNISGKIPPELSLLPKLQTLDLSNNRFSGEIPVSVEQLTNLQYLRLNNNSLSGPFPASLSQIPHLTFLDLSYNNLSGPVPKFPARTFNVAGNPLICRSSPPEICSGSITPSPLSVSLSSSSGGRSNRFAIALGVSLGFVVLLILALGFLCWYRKKQRRLLILNLNADKQEEGLQGLGNLRSFTFRELHVSTDGFSSKSILGAGGFGNVYRGKLGDGTVVAVKRLKDVNGTTGDSQFRTELEMISLAVHRNLLRLIGYCKTSSERLLVYPYMPNGSVALKLKSKPALDWNMRKRIAIGAARGLLYLHEQCDPKIIHRDVKAANILLDECFEAVVGDFGLAKLLNHEDSHVTTAVRGTVGHIAPEYLSTGQSSEKTDVFGFGILLLELITGLRALEFGKTASQKGAMLEWARKLHEEMKVEELVDRELGTNYDKIEVGEMLQVALLCTQYLPAHRPKMSEVVLMLEGDGLAERWAASHNHSHFYHANISFKTNSSLSTTSASRLEGHCNDPTYQMFGSSTAFDDDDDQQPLDLLAMELSGPR; from the exons atgTGTGTTCTGTGGTCACAAACccaacttaaaaagaaaaagaagtattTGCTCTTTCCTTTCTCTTTAGCTAAACCTTCCATGGTGGTAGTGGTAACTAAGAAGACAACGATGTTGAACTTGAATCAACTTCATCTCCTCTACttgttcttcctctgtttctcaaCTCCTACGCTCTCTTCCGAGCCAAGAAACCCTGAAG TGGATGcgttaataaatataaaaaactctCTGCATGATCCTCATGGAGCTTTGAACAACTGGGACGAGTTCTCTGTTGATCCTTGTAGCTGGGCTATGATCACTTGCTCCTCCGACAACCTCGTCACTGGCCT AGGAGCTCCAAGCCAATCTCTCTCGGGAACTCTATCTGAGTCCATCGGAAACCTCACTAATCTCCAACAAGT GTCATTGCAGAACAACAACATCTCCGGCAAGATCCCACCGGAGCTCAGTTTACTTCCAAAGTTACAAACTTTGGATCTCTCCAACAACAGATTCTCCGGCGAAATCCCCGTTTCAGTAGAGCAGCTAACCAACCTTCAATACCT GAGATTGAACAACAACTCATTGTCTGGGCCCTTCCCTGCTTCTTTGTCTCAAATCCCTCATCTCACCTTCTT gGACTTGTCTTACAACAACCTCAGTGGCCCTGTTCCTAAGTTCCCAGCCAGGACTTTCAA TGTTGCTGGGAATCCTTTGATATGTAGAAGCAGCCCACCTGAGATTTGTTCTGGATCAATCACTCCAAGTCCTCTTTCTGTTTCTCTAAGCTCCTCATCAG GAGGCAGGTCTAATAGATTTGCTATAGCGCTCGGTGTAAGCCTTGGCTTTGTTGTTTTACTAATCCTTGCCCTCGGGTTCCTCTGTTGGTACCGAAAGAAACAAAGAAGGCTACTGATCCTTAACCTAAACG cagaCAAGCAAGAGGAAGGGCTACAAGGACTGGGGAACCTAAGGAGCTTCACGTTCAGAGAACTCCATGTGTCTACAGATGGTTTCAGTTCCAAGAGCATCCTCGGCGCTGGAGGGTTTGGTAATGTCTACAGAGGAAAGCTAGGAGACGGGACTGTTGTTGCGGTGAAACGGTTGAAGGATGTTAATGGAACTACCGGGGATTCACAGTTTCGAACCGAGCTGGAGATGATCAGCTTAGCTGTTCACAGGAATCTGCTTAGGTTGATCGGTTATTGCAAAACATCTAGTGAAAGGCTTCTTGTTTACCCTTACATGCCTAATGGCAGCGTCGCCTTGAAGCTTAAAT CTAAACCAGCACTGGACTGGAACATGAGGAAGAGGATTGCTATTGGAGCAGCGAGGGGTTTGTTGTATCTACACGAGCAGTGTGATCCAAAGATCATTCACAGAGATGTCAAAGCTGCTAACATTCTCTTAGACGAGTGCTTTGAAGCCGTTGTTGGTGACTTTGGGCTTGCGAAGCTCCTTAACCACGAGGATTCTCATGTCACTACCGCGGTCCGCGGCACGGTTGGACACATTGCACCTGAGTATCTCTCCACCGGTCAGTCTTCTGAGAAAACCGATGTGTTTGGGTTTGGTATACTCTTGCTTGAGCTCATAACCGGATTAAGAGCTCTCGAGTTTGGTAAAACCGCTAGCCAGAAAGGAGCTATGCTTGAATGG GCGAGGAAGTTGCATGAGGAGATGAAAGTAGAGGAGCTGGTGGACAGAGAGCTAGGGACAAACTACGATAAGATTGAGGTCGGAGAGATGTTACAAGTAGCTTTGCTATGCACGCAGTATCTTCCAGCTCACCGTCCTAAAATGTCTGAAGTGGTTTTGATGCTGGAAGGTGATGGCTTAGCAGAGAGATGGGCTGCTTCGCATAACCATTCACATTTCTACCATGCCAACATCTCTTTCAAGACAAACTCATCTCTGTCTACTACCTCAGCCTCAAGGCTTGAAGGACATTGCAATGATCCAACTTATCAAATGTTTGGCTCTTCGACTGCTttcgatgatgatgatgatcaacaGCCGTTAGATTTGTTAGCCATGGAATTATCCGGTCCAAGATAA
- the LOC130501946 gene encoding probable LRR receptor-like serine/threonine-protein kinase At4g30520 isoform X2: MCVLWSQTQLKKKKKYLLFPFSLAKPSMVVVVTKKTTMLNLNQLHLLYLFFLCFSTPTLSSEPRNPEVDALINIKNSLHDPHGALNNWDEFSVDPCSWAMITCSSDNLVTGLGAPSQSLSGTLSESIGNLTNLQQVSLQNNNISGKIPPELSLLPKLQTLDLSNNRFSGEIPVSVEQLTNLQYLRLNNNSLSGPFPASLSQIPHLTFLDLSYNNLSGPVPKFPARTFNVAGNPLICRSSPPEICSGSITPSPLSVSLSSSSGGRSNRFAIALGVSLGFVVLLILALGFLCWYRKKQRRLLILNLNDKQEEGLQGLGNLRSFTFRELHVSTDGFSSKSILGAGGFGNVYRGKLGDGTVVAVKRLKDVNGTTGDSQFRTELEMISLAVHRNLLRLIGYCKTSSERLLVYPYMPNGSVALKLKSKPALDWNMRKRIAIGAARGLLYLHEQCDPKIIHRDVKAANILLDECFEAVVGDFGLAKLLNHEDSHVTTAVRGTVGHIAPEYLSTGQSSEKTDVFGFGILLLELITGLRALEFGKTASQKGAMLEWARKLHEEMKVEELVDRELGTNYDKIEVGEMLQVALLCTQYLPAHRPKMSEVVLMLEGDGLAERWAASHNHSHFYHANISFKTNSSLSTTSASRLEGHCNDPTYQMFGSSTAFDDDDDQQPLDLLAMELSGPR, from the exons atgTGTGTTCTGTGGTCACAAACccaacttaaaaagaaaaagaagtattTGCTCTTTCCTTTCTCTTTAGCTAAACCTTCCATGGTGGTAGTGGTAACTAAGAAGACAACGATGTTGAACTTGAATCAACTTCATCTCCTCTACttgttcttcctctgtttctcaaCTCCTACGCTCTCTTCCGAGCCAAGAAACCCTGAAG TGGATGcgttaataaatataaaaaactctCTGCATGATCCTCATGGAGCTTTGAACAACTGGGACGAGTTCTCTGTTGATCCTTGTAGCTGGGCTATGATCACTTGCTCCTCCGACAACCTCGTCACTGGCCT AGGAGCTCCAAGCCAATCTCTCTCGGGAACTCTATCTGAGTCCATCGGAAACCTCACTAATCTCCAACAAGT GTCATTGCAGAACAACAACATCTCCGGCAAGATCCCACCGGAGCTCAGTTTACTTCCAAAGTTACAAACTTTGGATCTCTCCAACAACAGATTCTCCGGCGAAATCCCCGTTTCAGTAGAGCAGCTAACCAACCTTCAATACCT GAGATTGAACAACAACTCATTGTCTGGGCCCTTCCCTGCTTCTTTGTCTCAAATCCCTCATCTCACCTTCTT gGACTTGTCTTACAACAACCTCAGTGGCCCTGTTCCTAAGTTCCCAGCCAGGACTTTCAA TGTTGCTGGGAATCCTTTGATATGTAGAAGCAGCCCACCTGAGATTTGTTCTGGATCAATCACTCCAAGTCCTCTTTCTGTTTCTCTAAGCTCCTCATCAG GAGGCAGGTCTAATAGATTTGCTATAGCGCTCGGTGTAAGCCTTGGCTTTGTTGTTTTACTAATCCTTGCCCTCGGGTTCCTCTGTTGGTACCGAAAGAAACAAAGAAGGCTACTGATCCTTAACCTAAACG aCAAGCAAGAGGAAGGGCTACAAGGACTGGGGAACCTAAGGAGCTTCACGTTCAGAGAACTCCATGTGTCTACAGATGGTTTCAGTTCCAAGAGCATCCTCGGCGCTGGAGGGTTTGGTAATGTCTACAGAGGAAAGCTAGGAGACGGGACTGTTGTTGCGGTGAAACGGTTGAAGGATGTTAATGGAACTACCGGGGATTCACAGTTTCGAACCGAGCTGGAGATGATCAGCTTAGCTGTTCACAGGAATCTGCTTAGGTTGATCGGTTATTGCAAAACATCTAGTGAAAGGCTTCTTGTTTACCCTTACATGCCTAATGGCAGCGTCGCCTTGAAGCTTAAAT CTAAACCAGCACTGGACTGGAACATGAGGAAGAGGATTGCTATTGGAGCAGCGAGGGGTTTGTTGTATCTACACGAGCAGTGTGATCCAAAGATCATTCACAGAGATGTCAAAGCTGCTAACATTCTCTTAGACGAGTGCTTTGAAGCCGTTGTTGGTGACTTTGGGCTTGCGAAGCTCCTTAACCACGAGGATTCTCATGTCACTACCGCGGTCCGCGGCACGGTTGGACACATTGCACCTGAGTATCTCTCCACCGGTCAGTCTTCTGAGAAAACCGATGTGTTTGGGTTTGGTATACTCTTGCTTGAGCTCATAACCGGATTAAGAGCTCTCGAGTTTGGTAAAACCGCTAGCCAGAAAGGAGCTATGCTTGAATGG GCGAGGAAGTTGCATGAGGAGATGAAAGTAGAGGAGCTGGTGGACAGAGAGCTAGGGACAAACTACGATAAGATTGAGGTCGGAGAGATGTTACAAGTAGCTTTGCTATGCACGCAGTATCTTCCAGCTCACCGTCCTAAAATGTCTGAAGTGGTTTTGATGCTGGAAGGTGATGGCTTAGCAGAGAGATGGGCTGCTTCGCATAACCATTCACATTTCTACCATGCCAACATCTCTTTCAAGACAAACTCATCTCTGTCTACTACCTCAGCCTCAAGGCTTGAAGGACATTGCAATGATCCAACTTATCAAATGTTTGGCTCTTCGACTGCTttcgatgatgatgatgatcaacaGCCGTTAGATTTGTTAGCCATGGAATTATCCGGTCCAAGATAA